The following proteins are encoded in a genomic region of Triticum dicoccoides isolate Atlit2015 ecotype Zavitan chromosome 1B, WEW_v2.0, whole genome shotgun sequence:
- the LOC119298685 gene encoding receptor-like protein EIX2: MATTPPSSTSYLLIILALALALAASAVAAGSGNGSCIPAERAALLAFKAAITSDPANLLGSWHHGHDCCQWGGVRCHSRTGHVVKLDLHNEFVEQDYASFWFPGNHSLHGQISSSLLALPHLKHLNLSGNMVLGDGRPIPEFMGSLRRLTHLDLSSLNFSGRLPPQLGNLSKLVYLDINCGRTSDMMTYSMDISWLARLPSLKHLDMGGVNLSAAVDWVHTLNKLPNLVVLELNYCGLNDYSGSTSFLLHNLTLLEELDLSNNHLNSPAVKNWLWGLTSLKSLIIYGAELGGAFPPELGNLTLLETLDLSFNHIKGMIPATLKKVCNLRYLDLKVNNIDGDISELIQRLPNCSSKNLQVQTLGETNITGTTLQSLVNLSSLNTLELGFNHLRGSVPVEIGTLTNLTNLSLKFNKLTGVISEDHFSGLTNLKQIDLSYNNGLAVIVGSDWEPPFNLQLTRLASCHLGPQFPKWLRSQKGIVLLDISNAGITDRIPYWFWTTFSDAQFLNVSFNQISGELPPNLDFMSMEVLFLQSNHLTGLVPQLPRTIVFLDISRNCLSGFVPSNSQAPSLEAVVLFSNCIIGAIPRSFCQWSNLRLLDLSNNQLVGQLPDCGRKETRRWHNTSNNISRVRITSHFGLEVRTLLVSNNSLSGGFPSLLRRCRNLLFLDLAQNKLSGELPAWISDRMAALIMLRLRSNNFSGHVPIEITGLLALRILDLANNTFYGDIPQSLVNFKALTAINEAVDPENNPFTEEYIGATSYDNMGLTGDSLSVVIKGQVLAYRENSVYLMSIDLSCNSFTGQIPEDISSLVGLINLNLSSNFLSGNIPYKIGNLQALESLDLSKNQLSGEIPLGLSNLTSLSYMNLSYNGLSGRIPLGRQLDTLKTDDPASMYIGNPALCGRPLPKQCLGDEPTQGDSVRWDKDGQSQMDILFSLIVGFVVGLWMVICGLVFMKKWRYTYFRLLDKLSDKVYVISVVTWHKWSRNIGEN, encoded by the coding sequence ATGGCCACAACTCCACCATCTTCCACGAGCTACCTGCTCATCATCCTAGCCCTAGCCCTAGCACTAGCAGCCTCTGCCGTCGCTGCTGGAAGTGGAAACGGGAGCTGCATCCCGGCAGAGAGGGCGGCGCTGCTCGCATTCAAGGCCGCCATCACAAGCGACCCGGCGAACCTCCTCGGCTCGTGGCATCATGGCCACGACTGCTGCCAATGGGGCGGCGTGAGGTGCCACAGCCGGACAGGCCACGTCGTCAAGCTCGACCTCCACAACGAATTCGTCGAACAAGATTACGCTTCTTTTTGGTTCCCTGGTAACCATTCGCTGCATGGCCAGATAAGTTCTTCGCTGCTCGCTCTGCCCCATCTCAAGCATCTGAACCTTAGCGGGAACATGGTTCTCGGAGATGGAAGGCCTATACCAGAGTTCATGGGTTCCCTCCGGAGATTGACACACCTTGACCTATCTTCCTTGAATTTCAGTGGTAGACTGCCTCCTCAGCTAGGCAACCTATCCAAACTCGTGTATCTTGACATAAACTGTGGTAGGACCTCTGATATGATGACATACTCAATGGATATTTCTTGGTTAGCCCGTCTCCCCTCACTCAAGCATCTCGACATGGGCGGTGTGAACCTTAGCGCAGCGGTAGACTGGGTTCACACACTAAACAAGCTTCCGAACCTGGTTGTGTTGGAACTCAATTATTGTGGCCTTAATGATTATAGTGGGAGTACGTCTTTCCTACTCCATAACCTCACGCTTCTTGAGGAACTTGATCTCTCAAACAACCATTTAAACAGTCCAGCTGTAAAGAATTGGCTTTGGGGTTTAACAAGCCTCAAAAGCCTAATCATATACGGTGCTGAATTAGGGGGAGCTTTTCCTCCCGAGTTGGGAAACTTGACCTTATTAGAGACCCTTGACCTGTCATTCAACCACATCAAAGGGATGATACCGGCGACTCTGAAAAAGGTGTGTAACTTGAGATATCTAGACCTCAAAGTGAACAACATTGATGGGGACATATCAGAACTAATTCAAAGGCTACCAAATTGTTCTTCTAAGAATCTGCAAGTCCAGACTTTGGGAGAGACCAACATCACAGGGACAACTTTACAATCACTTGTAAACCTATCCAGCTTAAACACGCTTGAACTTGGTTTCAACCACTTGAGAGGTTCTGTGCCCGTGGAGATTGGGACACTTACAAATTTGACCAACTTGTCCCTTAAGTTTAACAAACTTACTGGTGTGATATCTGAGGATCATTTTTCTGGTCTGACGAATTTAAAACAAATTGACTTGTCTTATAATAATGGTTTGGCAGTCATCGTGGGTTCGGACTGGGAACCTCCCTTCAACTTGCAATTGACAAGGCTTGCATCTTGTCATTTGGGCCCCCAGTTCCCTAAATGGCTGCGATCGCAAAAAGGCATTGTACTTCTTGATATTTCAAACGCAGGTATCACAGATAGGATCCCATATTGGTTCTGGACTACCTTTTCGGATGCCCAGTTTTTAAATGTCTCATTTAACCAAATTAGTGGTGAGCTGCCACCTAATTTGGACTTCATGTCAATGGAAGTACTTTTTCTCCAGTCAAATCATCTAACTGGTTTGGTACCACAATTACCAAGAACAATTGTATTCTTGGACATCTCCAGAAATTGTTTAAGTGGGTTTGTGCCATCAAATTCACAAGCTCCATCTTTAGAGGCTGTCGTTCTCTTTTCCAACTGTATAATTGGGGCTATTCCAAGGTCATTTTGTCAGTGGTCAAATCTGCGGCTCTTAGATCTTTCAAACAATCAGCTTGTAGGGCAACTTCCCGACTGTGGCAGAAAAGAAACGAGACGATGGCATAACACAAGCAACAACATTTCAAGGGTCAGAATCACAAGCCATTTCGGTTTGGAAGTCCGTACTCTCCTTGTAAGCAACAATAGTCTTTCAGGTGGATTCCCTTCACTCCTACGACGGTGCCGAAATCTTCTTTTCCTCGACCTAGCTCAAAATAAATTGAGTGGAGAGCTACCTGCATGGATTAGTGATCGAATGGCAGCTTTGATCATGCTACGCTTAAGATCGAACAACTTCTCAGGTCACGTTCCAATTGAAATAACCGGACTTCTTGCTCTTCGCATCCTTGACCTAGCTAATAACACCTTTTATGGGGATATTCCACAAAGTTTAGTGAATTTCAAAGCTTTGACTGCCATTAATGAAGCTGTAGATCCAGAAAACAATCCTTTCACAGAAGAATATATTGGGGCGACGTCGTACGACAATATGGGGCTGACTGGGGATAGTTTATCAGTTGTCATAAAAGGCCAAGTGCTTGCCTACAGGGAGAATAGTGTATATTTGATGAGTATTGATTTATCCTGCAACAGTTTTACTGGACAAATCCCAGAAGATATTAGCTCTCTTGTTGGACTCATAAACCTGAATTTGTCATCAAACTTCTTGAGCGGAAATATCCCATACAAGATTGGAAATCTGCAAGCACTCGAGTCTCTTGATCTCTCAAAGAACCAGCTTTCTGGTGAAATTCCGCTGGGCTTATcaaatttgacatcattgagctataTGAACTTGTCATATAATGGTCTATCAGGTAGAATACCATTGGGGCGTCAACTAGATACCCTTAAAACAGATGATCCAGCTTCTATGTACATTGGCAACCCTGCTCTTTGTGGACGTCCCCTTCCAAAGCAATGTCTTGGAGATGAACCAACTCAAGGAGATTCAGTAAGATGGGATAAAGATGGTCAATCTCAAATGGATATTTTGTTTAGCCTGATTGTGGGGTTTGTGGTAGGCCTCTGGATGGTAATTTGTGGCCTTGTGTTCATGAAGAAATGGAGGTACACTTATTTCAGGTTACTTGATAAGTTATCTGACAAGGTCTATGTCATCTCTGTTGTTACTTGGCACAAATGGTCCAGAAACATTGGCGAAAATTAA